Proteins found in one Amycolatopsis aidingensis genomic segment:
- a CDS encoding SDR family oxidoreductase codes for MSDLSGRTTIVVGASRGLGYGVATAFAEAGAPVVAVSRTAADFPEPANGSGTIHPEIADAGAATSVASLLDRHEPEVITLVAGATPHMRPLQQQTWETFSVNWESDVRMTFHWLREILLKPLRPGSRVVVVSSGAAIGGSPLSGGYAGAKATQRFITSYAQDEARRAGLDITFTTILPRFAPETGVGEPAVRAYAASAGKSVDEFLEPQRPLLTPRIAGDALVDLVRTDPADLKPAYMLTGGGLQQLP; via the coding sequence ATGAGCGACCTGTCCGGCAGGACCACGATCGTCGTCGGCGCGAGCCGCGGCCTTGGCTACGGCGTTGCGACGGCCTTCGCCGAGGCCGGCGCCCCGGTGGTCGCCGTGTCCCGCACCGCCGCGGACTTCCCGGAACCTGCCAACGGCTCCGGCACAATTCATCCGGAGATCGCGGATGCGGGTGCGGCCACCTCAGTTGCCAGCCTGCTCGACCGCCATGAGCCGGAGGTGATCACTCTGGTGGCCGGCGCGACCCCCCACATGCGCCCCTTGCAGCAGCAGACGTGGGAGACGTTCTCGGTCAACTGGGAGAGCGACGTGCGGATGACCTTCCACTGGCTACGCGAGATCCTGCTCAAGCCGCTCCGGCCGGGCAGCAGGGTGGTCGTGGTCAGCAGCGGCGCGGCGATCGGGGGTTCACCACTCAGCGGAGGTTACGCGGGGGCGAAGGCCACCCAGCGGTTCATCACGTCGTATGCCCAGGACGAGGCGAGGCGTGCCGGCCTCGACATCACGTTCACCACGATCCTGCCGAGGTTCGCGCCGGAAACCGGCGTCGGCGAGCCCGCGGTGCGGGCGTACGCGGCGTCCGCGGGGAAGTCGGTAGACGAGTTCCTCGAGCCACAGCGCCCGCTACTCACCCCGCGGATCGCCGGTGACGCGCTGGTCGACCTGGTGCGCACCGATCCCGCTGACCTCAAACCCGCCTACATGCTGACCGGGGGTGGGCTACAGCAGCTCCCCTGA
- a CDS encoding DUF899 domain-containing protein — protein MNLPKVVTREEWLEARKALLEKEKEVTRARDMIAEERRSLPMVRVDKEYLFEGPNGTVTLLDLFEGRRQLVVRHFMFGPDDEEGCIGCSMQADSVGELAHMWARDTTFVMISRAPLSKLEPFKARMGWDMPWYSSFGSDFNYDYEVTSELGESPGVSAFIRDGDEVFFTYSIFDRGGEIFKNFYNYLDITALGRQEDQLEHPWDWWRHKDRYDDANAAAPGANWWNGTRYQS, from the coding sequence ATGAACCTACCGAAAGTTGTTACCAGAGAAGAGTGGTTGGAGGCACGTAAAGCTCTGCTTGAAAAGGAGAAAGAGGTTACCCGCGCCCGCGACATGATCGCCGAGGAGCGGCGTAGCCTGCCGATGGTCCGGGTGGACAAGGAGTACCTGTTCGAGGGCCCGAACGGCACGGTCACGTTGCTGGACCTCTTCGAAGGTCGCCGGCAGCTCGTGGTGCGGCATTTCATGTTCGGGCCGGACGACGAGGAAGGCTGCATCGGCTGCTCCATGCAGGCGGACAGCGTCGGCGAGCTCGCGCACATGTGGGCGCGGGACACCACCTTCGTGATGATCTCCCGTGCGCCGCTTTCGAAGCTCGAGCCGTTCAAGGCCCGCATGGGCTGGGACATGCCTTGGTACTCCTCATTCGGCAGTGACTTCAACTATGATTACGAGGTCACCTCCGAGCTGGGCGAGTCCCCCGGGGTGAGTGCGTTCATCCGGGATGGTGACGAGGTCTTCTTCACCTACTCGATTTTCGATCGTGGCGGGGAAATCTTCAAGAACTTCTACAACTATCTGGATATCACTGCCCTGGGACGGCAAGAGGACCAGCTCGAGCACCCGTGGGACTGGTGGCGGCACAAGGACCGGTACGACGACGCGAACGCGGCGGCTCCGGGTGCCAACTGGTGGAACGGAACCCGGTACCAGTCCTAG
- a CDS encoding amidohydrolase family protein, producing the protein MLISAGQVLPGPAGRSVLDGAVLVRDSAIVAVGERAEVERRAGAAAERRDFPGATLLPGLIDCHVHLAFDASPDPVAAVRAQDEATLFAEMAGRARRLLDTGVTTVRDLGDRDGLAVRLRGSIAEGRLPGPRILAATAPLTVPDGHCWFLGGVVDGEDAIRRMVRHNAAAGADVIKVMTTGGGLTKGGAATWESQFSAEQLRWVVEEARQVGLPVASHAHGSEGIAASVAAGVDTIEHCTWMAEGGFDVREDVVAEIAAKGIHVCPGASPNWRGFAERFGQERAMEIFGRVRWMAEQGVRLIAGTDAGVPGAVFDNLPGSLEFFDFLGFQPARILDLATVDAAAGIGLGDSTGRLAEGYRADLLVVDGDPLTELDALREPLLVVAGGRPHVPGN; encoded by the coding sequence ATGCTGATCTCGGCCGGGCAGGTGCTGCCCGGTCCCGCGGGCAGGAGCGTCCTGGACGGGGCAGTGCTGGTGCGGGATTCGGCGATCGTGGCCGTCGGGGAGCGGGCCGAGGTCGAGCGCCGCGCGGGCGCGGCGGCCGAGCGCCGGGACTTCCCCGGGGCCACCCTGCTGCCCGGCCTGATCGACTGCCATGTCCACCTCGCCTTCGACGCGAGCCCCGACCCGGTGGCCGCGGTGCGGGCCCAGGACGAGGCCACCCTGTTCGCGGAGATGGCGGGCAGGGCGCGGCGATTGCTGGACACCGGGGTCACCACGGTGCGCGACCTCGGTGACCGGGACGGGCTCGCGGTACGGCTGCGCGGGTCGATCGCCGAGGGCCGGTTGCCTGGCCCCCGGATCCTGGCCGCGACGGCACCGCTGACCGTCCCGGACGGGCACTGCTGGTTCCTGGGCGGGGTGGTCGACGGCGAGGACGCGATCCGCAGGATGGTGCGTCACAACGCGGCGGCCGGTGCCGACGTGATCAAGGTGATGACCACTGGCGGCGGGCTCACCAAGGGTGGCGCCGCCACCTGGGAGTCGCAGTTCAGCGCCGAGCAGCTGCGCTGGGTGGTGGAGGAGGCGCGCCAGGTCGGGCTGCCGGTCGCCTCGCACGCCCATGGCAGCGAGGGCATCGCCGCCTCGGTCGCGGCGGGTGTGGACACCATCGAGCACTGCACCTGGATGGCCGAGGGCGGGTTCGACGTGCGGGAGGACGTGGTCGCCGAGATCGCGGCCAAAGGGATCCACGTCTGCCCCGGCGCCAGCCCCAACTGGCGTGGTTTCGCCGAGCGGTTCGGCCAGGAGCGCGCGATGGAGATCTTCGGCCGGGTGCGCTGGATGGCCGAACAGGGCGTGCGGCTGATCGCCGGAACCGACGCCGGGGTGCCCGGCGCGGTGTTCGACAACCTCCCTGGCAGCCTGGAGTTCTTCGACTTCCTCGGCTTCCAGCCAGCCCGCATCCTCGACCTGGCCACGGTGGACGCCGCCGCCGGCATCGGGCTCGGCGACAGCACCGGACGGCTCGCCGAGGGCTACCGTGCCGACCTGCTCGTGGTGGACGGAGATCCGCTGACCGAGCTGGACGCGCTGCGCGAGCCGTTGCTGGTGGTGGCTGGCGGGCGCCCGCACGTCCCCGGAAACTAG
- a CDS encoding SRPBCC family protein — translation MSDQSFTTAFLVKQSPREAYAAIVDVRGWWSEEIEGGAARPGDEFTYRYGEVHRCKIRVTEAIPDRKISWLVLDNYFNFIEHHTEWIDTTIHFDISEQDEEVTEVRFTHQGLHPGLACFDACSDGWTFYINGSLRNLIATGKGNPNSSLKPQTAAEAVAARRDQ, via the coding sequence ATGAGCGATCAGAGTTTCACCACCGCGTTCCTGGTGAAGCAGAGTCCGCGAGAAGCCTATGCCGCGATCGTCGACGTTCGCGGCTGGTGGTCGGAGGAGATCGAAGGCGGCGCGGCCAGACCCGGAGACGAGTTCACGTACCGGTACGGCGAAGTGCATCGTTGCAAGATTCGTGTGACGGAGGCCATTCCCGACCGCAAGATCTCTTGGCTGGTACTCGACAACTACTTCAACTTTATCGAGCACCACACGGAGTGGATCGACACCACGATCCACTTCGACATCTCCGAGCAGGACGAGGAGGTGACCGAGGTCCGGTTCACCCACCAAGGGTTGCATCCCGGGCTCGCGTGCTTCGATGCCTGCTCCGACGGGTGGACGTTCTACATCAACGGCAGCCTGCGGAACCTGATCGCCACCGGCAAGGGAAACCCGAACAGCTCCCTGAAGCCGCAGACGGCCGCCGAGGCCGTGGCGGCCCGGCGGGACCAGTAG
- a CDS encoding ArsR/SmtB family transcription factor produces MSMQEGPGRAEDCCAGLLAAPLGAEQAAELAPVFKALGDPIRLRLLSMIATRAGGEVCVCELTPAFELSQPTISHHLKLLRQAGLIDCERRGTWVYYWLLPEATDRLATLLSRPVGEPAGTPAVAGGGS; encoded by the coding sequence ATGTCAATGCAAGAGGGTCCTGGTCGGGCCGAGGACTGCTGCGCCGGGTTGCTGGCCGCGCCGCTGGGGGCGGAGCAGGCGGCCGAGCTGGCGCCGGTGTTCAAGGCGCTGGGAGACCCGATCCGGCTGCGCCTGCTGTCGATGATCGCCACCCGTGCCGGGGGAGAGGTCTGCGTCTGCGAGCTGACCCCCGCCTTCGAGCTTTCCCAGCCCACGATCTCGCACCACCTGAAACTGTTGCGGCAGGCCGGGTTGATCGACTGCGAGCGGCGTGGGACCTGGGTTTACTACTGGCTGCTGCCGGAGGCCACGGACCGGCTCGCCACGCTGCTCAGCCGCCCGGTCGGCGAACCGGCAGGCACGCCCGCCGTCGCCGGGGGTGGTTCGTGA
- the arsM gene encoding arsenite methyltransferase, with protein MSEHPENLRETVRERYAAAAVAASSPAANGGCCGAGPVAPEDNFGAALYALAEREELPADAVAAALGCGNPTAVAELREGERVLDLGSGGGIDVLLSARRVGPAGKAYGLDMTEEMLALALANAQQAGATNVEFLKGTIEAIPLPASTIDVVISNCVINLSVDKPSVFAEMFRVLAPGGRIGVSDVVAEDRLSPAQRAERGSYVGCIAGALSFTEYRDQLAAAGFTGIELSPTHQVADGMHSAIVRATKQSGPTPVDS; from the coding sequence ATGAGCGAGCACCCCGAGAACCTGCGCGAGACCGTCCGGGAGCGCTATGCGGCCGCGGCCGTCGCCGCTAGCTCCCCAGCGGCGAACGGCGGCTGCTGCGGAGCTGGTCCGGTTGCGCCCGAGGACAACTTCGGCGCCGCGTTGTATGCCCTCGCCGAGCGCGAGGAACTGCCCGCCGACGCGGTCGCCGCGGCACTGGGCTGTGGTAACCCCACCGCGGTCGCCGAGCTACGGGAGGGCGAGCGGGTCCTCGACCTCGGCTCGGGCGGCGGGATCGACGTCCTGCTCTCCGCCCGCAGGGTCGGGCCCGCGGGCAAGGCCTACGGCCTGGACATGACCGAGGAGATGCTGGCGCTGGCGCTGGCCAACGCGCAGCAGGCCGGTGCCACCAACGTGGAGTTCCTCAAGGGCACCATCGAGGCTATCCCGCTGCCCGCGAGCACCATCGACGTCGTGATCTCCAACTGCGTGATCAACCTGTCGGTGGACAAGCCCAGCGTGTTCGCCGAGATGTTCAGGGTACTGGCTCCCGGCGGCCGGATCGGTGTCTCCGATGTGGTCGCCGAGGACCGGCTCAGCCCCGCGCAGCGCGCCGAGCGCGGCTCTTATGTCGGCTGCATCGCGGGCGCGCTCAGCTTCACCGAGTACCGCGACCAGCTGGCTGCCGCCGGATTCACCGGCATCGAGCTCAGCCCCACCCACCAAGTCGCCGACGGCATGCACTCGGCGATCGTGCGCGCCACGAAGCAATCCGGTCCGACCCCGGTGGATTCCTGA
- a CDS encoding arsenate reductase ArsC: protein MSDIPEVLFVCVHNAGRSQMAAALLQHHARGRVRVRSAGSAPADEVNPAVAEAMREIGLDISAEVPTKLTTDAVQASDVVITMGCGDACPVFPGKRYLDWTLADPAGRDLAAVRPIREEIDRRVRALLAELVPVS from the coding sequence GTGTCCGATATCCCCGAGGTCCTGTTCGTCTGCGTGCACAACGCCGGCCGGTCGCAGATGGCCGCCGCGCTGCTGCAGCACCATGCCCGCGGCAGGGTGCGGGTGCGTTCCGCCGGGTCGGCGCCCGCCGATGAGGTGAATCCGGCGGTAGCCGAAGCCATGCGGGAGATCGGCCTGGACATCTCCGCGGAGGTGCCGACGAAGCTGACCACCGACGCCGTGCAGGCCAGCGATGTCGTGATCACCATGGGTTGCGGGGACGCCTGCCCGGTCTTCCCTGGCAAGCGGTATCTGGACTGGACACTGGCCGATCCTGCGGGCAGGGACCTCGCCGCCGTTCGCCCCATCCGCGAGGAGATCGACCGCAGGGTACGGGCGCTGCTGGCCGAACTCGTCCCGGTCAGCTGA
- a CDS encoding MAB_1171c family putative transporter, protein MSPFAILFVVVLGTALGWKAYQLSRAPGDRPLLAVTLCLACAAVAFPLGLPAGAQVVDSVFESGVSELGQNVLLLATVYWLMCFYLFSATDLEQGRRRAKWEAVPLAAVIVTITVATFATPVELRWSSFDEADMRLTGAAVFYLVAGLYLVYAIATALHWTWRYAGSTRPPLSVGLRLAGAGMAGMVLAGSVRAGFVVIRWSGGSVPPWLNSTASLLLSLAIPLFVIGISYPSVATRIAALRVWRQHRRRYRQLHPLWRELHQVYPEHVLGRVPGSAWRDALRLRGVHRRYYRRVIECRDGLVRISPYLAHAREAAPEGAPLAELLRVALRAHAEGKQVSTKASAIAVPAADDLDADVHELVELSDALRPRPA, encoded by the coding sequence GTGAGTCCGTTCGCCATCCTGTTCGTCGTTGTGCTCGGCACGGCGCTTGGCTGGAAGGCGTATCAGCTGTCCAGGGCACCGGGGGACCGGCCGTTGCTGGCGGTCACCCTCTGCCTCGCCTGCGCGGCCGTGGCGTTCCCACTCGGCCTGCCTGCCGGGGCACAGGTGGTGGACTCGGTGTTCGAGTCCGGGGTCAGCGAACTCGGGCAGAACGTGCTCCTGCTGGCCACCGTGTACTGGCTGATGTGCTTCTACCTGTTCTCCGCGACCGACCTCGAGCAGGGACGCCGCAGGGCGAAATGGGAGGCCGTGCCGCTGGCCGCGGTGATCGTGACGATCACGGTCGCCACCTTCGCCACCCCGGTCGAGCTGCGCTGGAGCAGCTTCGACGAGGCCGATATGCGACTCACCGGGGCGGCGGTGTTCTACCTGGTGGCCGGGCTGTACTTGGTGTACGCGATCGCCACGGCCCTGCACTGGACCTGGCGCTACGCCGGGTCGACCCGGCCCCCGCTGTCGGTGGGCCTGCGGCTGGCAGGCGCCGGGATGGCAGGCATGGTGCTGGCGGGTTCGGTGCGCGCAGGCTTCGTGGTGATCCGGTGGAGCGGCGGTAGCGTCCCGCCCTGGCTGAACTCCACCGCCTCCCTGCTGCTGTCGCTGGCCATCCCGCTGTTCGTGATCGGGATCAGCTATCCGAGCGTCGCCACCCGGATCGCGGCGTTGCGGGTCTGGCGGCAGCACCGCAGGCGGTACCGGCAGTTGCATCCGCTGTGGAGGGAGTTGCACCAGGTGTACCCGGAGCACGTGCTCGGCAGGGTGCCGGGCAGCGCGTGGCGGGACGCGCTGCGCCTGCGCGGCGTGCACCGCCGTTACTACCGCCGCGTCATCGAGTGCCGGGACGGTCTGGTGCGAATCAGCCCGTACCTCGCGCACGCCAGGGAGGCCGCGCCGGAGGGTGCCCCGCTGGCCGAGTTGCTGCGTGTGGCGTTGCGGGCCCATGCCGAGGGGAAGCAGGTCAGTACCAAGGCGAGCGCGATCGCCGTCCCTGCTGCCGACGATCTTGATGCCGATGTGCACGAACTGGTCGAGCTGTCCGACGCGTTGCGGCCACGGCCGGCCTGA
- a CDS encoding AMP-binding protein, which translates to MSFTSYVLQRAEQHADRVAAIDLAGEHKYGYGELASAIRRAATGLHDRGFRKGDVLAILAPNVPEYPIMFHAAATAGGTVMVINPLDTTDELVGHLNESGARFLVTLPSDLPKAQELKARTDVAELVVLGEADGATSMSSLLEADEDPPEPDIDPAQDVVALLHSSGTTGYPKGVLLTHRNMIANVLQISETAPLGADEKVLAVPPFHHAFGLVMAMNSSLLQGATIVTMPRFDPEAYLKAIQEHRITRLYVVPTIAVLLARSPLADQYDLSSVRGIVSGGAALDPEIADLVRSRLGCQIGQGYGLTEALVSFMQPEEPVAPGSVGRNAPNIECKIIDVTTGEELGPNRNGEILVRGPHVMKGYLNAEEATRAVLEPDGFLHTGDLGYFNDDGELTIVDRIKELIKFKGQQVSPAELQAVLLTHPKVADAAVIGVPDEEASEIPKGFVVAKEPVTAEEIMAFVAERVAPYKKIRQVEFIDQIPRTPVGKIERRSLAERERAA; encoded by the coding sequence ATGTCGTTCACGTCCTATGTGCTGCAACGGGCGGAGCAGCACGCCGACAGGGTGGCGGCGATCGACTTGGCCGGGGAGCACAAGTACGGCTACGGGGAACTGGCCTCGGCCATCCGACGTGCCGCCACCGGGCTGCACGACCGCGGCTTCCGCAAGGGCGACGTGCTTGCCATCCTGGCGCCGAACGTGCCCGAGTATCCGATCATGTTCCACGCGGCGGCCACCGCGGGGGGCACGGTCATGGTGATCAACCCGCTCGACACGACAGACGAGCTCGTCGGGCATCTGAACGAGTCCGGCGCGCGCTTCCTGGTGACCTTGCCCTCCGATCTGCCCAAGGCGCAGGAGCTCAAGGCCCGCACGGACGTTGCCGAGCTGGTCGTGCTCGGGGAAGCGGACGGGGCGACCTCGATGTCCTCGTTGCTCGAGGCGGACGAGGATCCACCCGAACCGGACATCGACCCGGCACAGGATGTGGTGGCCTTGCTCCACTCCAGCGGCACCACTGGATATCCCAAGGGCGTGCTGCTGACGCACCGGAACATGATCGCCAACGTGCTCCAGATCTCCGAGACCGCCCCGCTCGGCGCGGACGAGAAGGTGCTCGCCGTGCCGCCCTTCCACCACGCCTTCGGTCTGGTTATGGCGATGAACTCGAGCCTGTTGCAGGGCGCGACGATCGTCACCATGCCCCGGTTCGACCCGGAGGCGTACCTGAAGGCGATCCAGGAGCACCGCATCACCCGGCTGTACGTGGTGCCGACGATCGCCGTGCTGCTGGCCAGGAGCCCGCTGGCGGACCAGTACGACCTGTCCTCCGTCCGCGGGATCGTCTCCGGCGGGGCAGCGCTCGACCCGGAGATCGCCGATCTGGTCCGCAGTCGCCTCGGCTGCCAGATCGGGCAGGGGTACGGCCTGACCGAGGCGCTGGTGTCGTTCATGCAGCCCGAGGAACCGGTGGCACCCGGCTCGGTCGGCCGCAACGCCCCCAACATCGAGTGCAAGATCATCGATGTGACCACGGGGGAGGAGCTGGGACCCAACCGCAACGGCGAGATCCTGGTGCGGGGACCCCATGTGATGAAGGGGTACCTCAACGCCGAGGAAGCCACCCGTGCGGTACTCGAGCCGGACGGTTTCCTGCACACCGGCGATCTTGGCTACTTCAACGACGATGGCGAACTCACCATCGTCGACCGCATCAAGGAGCTCATCAAGTTCAAGGGGCAGCAGGTGTCCCCGGCGGAGCTGCAGGCGGTGCTGCTCACTCATCCGAAGGTCGCGGACGCCGCGGTGATCGGGGTACCGGACGAGGAGGCCAGCGAGATCCCGAAGGGTTTCGTGGTCGCGAAGGAGCCGGTAACCGCTGAGGAGATCATGGCGTTCGTGGCGGAGCGGGTGGCGCCGTACAAGAAGATCCGGCAGGTCGAGTTCATCGACCAGATCCCCCGTACCCCGGTCGGCAAGATCGAGCGGCGCAGCCTCGCCGAGCGGGAACGCGCCGCCTGA
- a CDS encoding winged helix-turn-helix transcriptional regulator, which produces MLGRRYPGQNCSAARTLELVGERWSLLIVRDAMFAGITRFTDFQRSLDIAPNVLAKRLGEFVGAGIFELRPGSGGSRTEYVLTRKGRELQPIIVALTEWGNRWADQDDNPITFEHEGCGGQVALRMECSCCDGQPSPVEVKRGPVGPGEPTSQQKARPG; this is translated from the coding sequence ATGCTGGGACGTCGTTACCCAGGCCAAAACTGTTCCGCAGCACGTACGCTCGAACTCGTTGGTGAGCGGTGGAGTCTGCTCATCGTCCGCGATGCGATGTTTGCCGGGATAACTCGCTTCACCGATTTCCAACGTAGCTTGGATATCGCGCCGAACGTGCTGGCCAAGCGGCTGGGCGAGTTCGTCGGGGCGGGGATCTTCGAGCTCCGCCCGGGCAGCGGCGGCAGTCGTACCGAATACGTGCTCACCCGTAAGGGCCGCGAGCTACAGCCGATCATCGTCGCGCTCACCGAATGGGGTAACCGGTGGGCGGACCAGGACGACAATCCCATCACCTTCGAGCACGAAGGCTGTGGTGGGCAGGTCGCGTTGCGGATGGAATGCTCCTGCTGCGACGGTCAGCCCTCGCCTGTGGAGGTCAAGCGTGGTCCGGTCGGCCCTGGAGAACCCACCTCCCAGCAGAAGGCCCGGCCAGGCTGA
- a CDS encoding DUF899 family protein: MSDSLPARPPLAGQEPELPEVVDRATWQARLDELRAREKAQTRESDAIAAARRRLPMVEMDPTIPLVGPEGPVSLLETFEGRSQLVVFYHMWHEGQLWQDQCEGCTFYTSQVRELSYLHSRDVTYAIFSQGPYQESVAYHEFMGWEMPWYSAKDSLEPLLYGRGPFVLACYLRQGDRVFETYWTTRRGVEGMAPTYQLLDLTPYGRQETWEDSPPGWPQPFPVTGAQQRTNGRPTAQWPRLAARAAAE, translated from the coding sequence ATGAGTGATTCCCTTCCGGCCAGGCCGCCGCTGGCCGGGCAGGAACCGGAACTGCCGGAGGTCGTGGACCGGGCCACCTGGCAGGCACGGCTGGACGAACTGCGGGCAAGGGAGAAGGCCCAAACCCGGGAGAGCGACGCGATCGCCGCGGCCCGCAGGCGGCTGCCCATGGTCGAGATGGATCCCACGATCCCGCTGGTCGGCCCGGAAGGCCCGGTCTCGCTGCTGGAGACCTTCGAAGGTCGCAGCCAGCTGGTCGTCTTCTATCACATGTGGCATGAGGGGCAGCTATGGCAGGACCAGTGCGAGGGATGCACCTTCTACACCTCGCAGGTCCGTGAACTGTCCTATCTGCACTCCCGCGACGTCACCTATGCCATCTTCAGCCAGGGGCCCTACCAGGAAAGCGTCGCCTACCACGAGTTCATGGGCTGGGAGATGCCCTGGTACTCCGCGAAGGACTCACTCGAGCCCCTGCTGTACGGGCGCGGGCCCTTCGTGCTGGCCTGCTACCTCCGGCAGGGCGACCGGGTGTTCGAGACCTACTGGACCACCCGCCGCGGTGTGGAGGGGATGGCGCCCACCTATCAACTGCTCGACCTGACCCCCTACGGCAGGCAGGAAACGTGGGAGGACTCCCCGCCCGGTTGGCCACAGCCCTTCCCCGTCACCGGTGCGCAGCAGCGCACCAACGGGCGGCCCACCGCCCAGTGGCCGCGGCTCGCCGCGCGGGCCGCGGCCGAGTAG
- a CDS encoding TIGR03668 family PPOX class F420-dependent oxidoreductase produces MRLSQDETRRRFATARVARLATADAGGRPHLVPVTFALLRAPDAIVFAVDHKPKRGTDLRRLRNIEVNPEVCFLVDHYQDDWSGLWWARADGRATIRTDPAQRSATVEALRAKYPQYAQRPPEGPVVLTEVTRWSGWAFS; encoded by the coding sequence ATGCGCCTCAGCCAGGATGAGACCCGCCGCCGCTTCGCCACTGCGCGAGTGGCCCGGCTGGCCACCGCGGATGCCGGCGGGCGGCCGCATCTGGTGCCGGTCACCTTCGCGCTGCTGCGCGCGCCGGACGCGATCGTGTTCGCGGTGGACCACAAGCCCAAGCGCGGCACCGACCTGCGGCGGCTGCGGAATATCGAGGTGAACCCGGAGGTGTGCTTCCTGGTGGATCACTACCAGGATGACTGGTCCGGGTTGTGGTGGGCGCGCGCGGACGGCCGCGCCACGATCCGCACCGACCCCGCGCAGCGTTCGGCCACGGTGGAGGCGCTGCGGGCGAAGTACCCGCAGTACGCGCAGCGGCCGCCGGAGGGGCCGGTGGTGCTGACCGAGGTCACGCGCTGGAGCGGCTGGGCGTTCAGCTGA